One stretch of Chitinophaga pendula DNA includes these proteins:
- a CDS encoding sensor histidine kinase, with amino-acid sequence MHQPVQINTLFLILLCLLAGTGLYAQDKPYIFDAYGVNEGLSQSSVHDIIQDNQGFMWMATRDGVNRFDGYVFNEYRYKPAVREKNGEGKGDLVPRAGSGGKAVINRFDLKGYKGYTFYTTSKQQLLLANNNGISLYDKYRNSFRQVLDDPSWINEQERDAMSKFSILGEDTAAQQLWVWRPMKGLYVLDNNTWKVKRIILYPPAISRKGIYPQCVLKDGDNIWLNFEQGELMAMNIHSLRLTSYCLPGITGDPVMRNLNHDSLVIVGNGHIVMFNKRLNQFSDLEFDINNDLGEPFTPYTTELDHAGNVWIGGNDGVLIYNIRQNEIIKHIVSFNTFETRSLNNVLSLYRDAADNMWVGTDGDGVKKYAPHKKVFNLYRSPYITHNMVKAIYRHDNGKLYVGLLQDGLDIYGEGGKFVERISNEQTPGKFPDNTLSAICREDYQRLWFYFRTSHLGLFNVQTKEFKDITPTIHELGLPHQENPFAFLCKRTNGDLYFNYGCYLLLLSQPGREYKTAIVHQFPGEILTSYFEDFMGNQYVGTKANLYCKHAGGSTWKQIALPAGTNVRSINKNAHKQLLLGTSRGLFIFDEAMRLIKHYNSYDYPSLINDHIYGVLLDDKDRIWISHNKGLSQINPVSDEIATYNHEDGLQSNEFTTGAYFKSLDGELFFGGIRGVNGFYPKNFRNNPFEPHVVIKRMEVLDKPYESDTTISLLKRVVLPYNHNTIAIEFVPLEYTNPLKNKVQYKLEGADEDWVQAGTFRMARYTNLRPGNYTFNVRASNNDDIWNKNPTVLEIVIQIPFWQSLWFRFLLLLLLLGIAYYFSTLYLDYKIRHEKLKLEKEQAVDQERARISSDMHDDLGSGLSTIRLLSEIAKRKIQDPSQTREIERISESAGELVDKMSEIIWAMNSSNDSLENLIAYMRSFAADFLEHAHITHQFNIPETIPNIKLSGGTRRNIYLAVKESLHNVMKHAKATEVTITIEVKKNMTIVIKDNGKGFDQEKVRLFGNGLKNIQKRMQAVGGHADITSQNGTIVFLDIPLN; translated from the coding sequence GTGCATCAACCGGTCCAGATAAATACGCTATTCCTGATACTCTTGTGCTTACTTGCCGGCACTGGATTATATGCACAAGATAAGCCCTACATATTCGATGCCTATGGCGTCAACGAAGGCCTTTCCCAAAGCAGCGTACATGATATCATCCAGGACAATCAGGGGTTCATGTGGATGGCTACCCGCGATGGCGTCAACCGCTTCGATGGATACGTATTCAATGAATATCGCTATAAACCCGCCGTCAGAGAAAAGAACGGAGAAGGCAAAGGCGACCTCGTACCCCGCGCCGGCAGCGGCGGCAAAGCCGTCATTAACCGCTTCGACCTCAAAGGATATAAAGGATACACCTTCTATACCACCTCCAAACAACAACTGCTGCTCGCCAACAACAATGGCATCAGCCTCTATGATAAATACCGCAACAGCTTCCGTCAGGTACTCGACGATCCCTCCTGGATCAACGAACAGGAAAGAGATGCCATGTCCAAATTCTCCATCCTGGGAGAAGATACCGCCGCACAGCAACTCTGGGTATGGCGACCCATGAAAGGTCTCTATGTCTTGGATAACAACACCTGGAAAGTAAAACGTATCATCCTCTATCCGCCCGCCATCTCCCGCAAAGGCATATACCCCCAATGCGTACTCAAAGATGGCGATAACATATGGCTCAACTTCGAACAGGGAGAACTCATGGCCATGAACATACACTCCCTCCGCCTCACCAGCTACTGTCTGCCAGGTATCACCGGCGATCCCGTCATGCGTAACCTGAACCACGACTCCCTGGTCATCGTAGGCAACGGCCATATCGTAATGTTCAATAAAAGACTCAACCAGTTCTCGGACCTGGAATTCGATATCAATAACGACCTGGGTGAACCCTTCACCCCCTATACCACGGAACTGGACCACGCAGGCAACGTATGGATAGGTGGCAACGATGGGGTACTTATCTATAACATCCGCCAAAACGAGATCATTAAACACATCGTCAGCTTCAACACCTTCGAAACCAGGTCCCTCAATAACGTACTCTCCCTCTACCGCGACGCAGCAGACAATATGTGGGTAGGCACCGATGGCGATGGCGTAAAGAAATATGCACCGCATAAAAAAGTCTTCAATCTCTACCGATCCCCCTACATCACACATAATATGGTCAAAGCCATCTATCGGCACGATAATGGCAAACTGTATGTCGGCCTCCTTCAGGATGGCCTCGATATATATGGAGAAGGAGGGAAGTTCGTAGAACGCATATCCAACGAACAAACACCAGGCAAATTCCCCGATAACACACTCAGCGCCATCTGCCGCGAAGACTACCAACGCCTCTGGTTCTACTTCCGTACCAGCCACCTCGGCCTCTTCAACGTCCAGACCAAAGAATTCAAAGATATCACCCCCACCATCCACGAACTGGGCCTCCCTCACCAGGAAAACCCCTTCGCTTTCCTGTGCAAACGCACCAATGGCGACCTGTACTTTAACTATGGCTGCTACCTGCTCCTACTATCCCAGCCAGGCCGGGAATACAAAACAGCCATCGTACACCAGTTCCCGGGAGAGATACTGACCAGCTATTTCGAAGACTTCATGGGCAACCAATACGTAGGTACCAAAGCCAACCTGTACTGCAAACACGCAGGAGGCTCCACCTGGAAACAAATCGCACTGCCCGCAGGTACCAACGTCCGCTCCATCAACAAAAACGCACATAAACAACTACTGCTCGGCACCTCCCGCGGATTATTCATCTTCGACGAAGCCATGCGGCTTATCAAACACTACAACAGCTACGATTACCCCTCACTCATTAACGATCATATCTACGGCGTACTACTCGACGATAAAGACCGCATCTGGATCAGCCACAACAAAGGCCTGTCCCAGATCAACCCCGTCTCCGACGAGATCGCTACTTATAATCATGAAGATGGCCTTCAATCCAATGAATTTACTACCGGCGCCTACTTTAAATCCCTCGACGGAGAACTGTTCTTCGGCGGCATAAGAGGCGTCAATGGTTTCTATCCCAAAAACTTCCGCAACAACCCGTTCGAACCGCATGTCGTGATCAAAAGAATGGAAGTACTGGACAAACCCTACGAATCCGATACCACCATCTCCCTGCTCAAACGGGTCGTTCTGCCATATAATCATAATACCATCGCCATCGAATTCGTACCGCTGGAATATACCAACCCGCTGAAAAACAAGGTACAATACAAACTCGAAGGCGCCGATGAAGATTGGGTACAGGCAGGCACCTTCCGCATGGCCAGGTATACTAACCTCCGCCCGGGCAACTATACCTTCAACGTCCGCGCCTCCAACAACGATGATATCTGGAACAAGAACCCGACCGTACTGGAGATCGTCATCCAAATACCCTTCTGGCAATCCCTCTGGTTCCGATTCCTCCTCCTGCTGCTCCTGTTGGGCATCGCCTACTATTTTAGTACCCTCTACCTGGATTATAAGATCCGCCACGAAAAACTGAAATTGGAAAAAGAACAGGCCGTAGACCAGGAAAGAGCCCGCATCTCCAGCGATATGCACGACGACCTGGGATCCGGCCTCTCCACCATCCGCCTCCTCAGCGAGATCGCCAAAAGAAAGATACAAGACCCCTCACAAACCAGGGAAATTGAACGTATATCAGAATCCGCAGGCGAACTGGTCGATAAAATGAGCGAAATCATTTGGGCCATGAACTCCTCTAATGACTCCCTCGAAAACCTGATCGCATACATGCGCAGCTTCGCAGCCGATTTCCTGGAACACGCGCATATCACCCACCAGTTTAACATCCCGGAAACAATTCCCAATATAAAACTCAGCGGCGGCACCCGCCGGAATATCTACCTGGCCGTCAAAGAATCACTGCACAACGTTATGAAACATGCCAAAGCCACCGAAGTAACTATCACCATAGAAGTCAAAAAGAATATGACCATCGTCATCAAAGACAATGGAAAAGGCTTCGACCAGGAAAAAGTAAGGCTATTCGGCAACGGTCTGAAAAATATTCAGAAGCGCATGCAGGCCGTAGGTGGGCATGCAGATATTACTTCACAGAATGGAACGATAGTTTTTCTAGATATACCGTTAAATTAA
- a CDS encoding response regulator transcription factor, with amino-acid sequence MTVYSKKKSQDNMDIISVAIVEDNHDIRTAMELLINGSEGYACIGTFNNAETALEQIPQLMPNVALMDFNLPGGMNGIECIARLKAEFPDMQFMMLTVYEDDDKIFQALEAGASGYILKKTSPGELLEAIRDLHEGGSPMSSQIARRVVAYFQKQAKPNPALEALTSREKEILDQLSKGFLYKEIASNLFISIETVRRHVHNIYEKLHVRSRTDAVNKYYNR; translated from the coding sequence ATGACTGTATACTCTAAAAAGAAATCTCAGGATAACATGGATATCATCTCTGTGGCAATTGTGGAAGACAACCATGATATCCGTACAGCCATGGAACTGTTGATAAATGGATCGGAAGGTTATGCTTGTATTGGTACTTTCAACAACGCAGAAACAGCGCTGGAACAAATACCACAACTCATGCCTAACGTGGCACTTATGGACTTCAATCTTCCTGGTGGAATGAACGGCATTGAATGCATCGCCCGGCTCAAAGCCGAATTCCCGGATATGCAATTCATGATGCTCACCGTATATGAAGACGATGATAAGATATTTCAGGCCCTTGAAGCTGGCGCCAGCGGATATATCCTCAAAAAAACCTCCCCAGGAGAACTCCTGGAAGCCATCCGCGATCTCCACGAAGGCGGCTCCCCCATGAGCTCCCAAATCGCCAGAAGGGTAGTGGCCTACTTCCAAAAACAGGCAAAACCAAACCCTGCCCTCGAAGCACTCACCTCCCGCGAAAAAGAGATCCTCGATCAGCTATCCAAAGGATTCCTCTATAAAGAGATCGCCAGCAACCTCTTTATCAGCATAGAGACCGTAAGAAGACACGTACATAACATCTACGAAAAATTGCACGTAAGAAGCCGCACAGACGCAGTTAATAAATATTATAATCGCTAA
- a CDS encoding oxidoreductase has product MSTKLFLLSMARDVRGFLLLLTFAGASIFPARVAAQGGGVLPEIQSLVKGPIQSIRGMSVVSDQVVWVSGTEGMVGRSTDGGKNWSWQRVAGCDSCDWRDISAFSDQKAIVVNAGAPAHIYATADGGISWQRVYFNDAPGIFLDGMDFANERDGVIIGDPMGGRFFMLRTNDGGQHWRPVDGPVAEQGEALFAASGSGIRLWPDGTIYFATGGTVSRFFVLGRKHTVSYKLPVVQGEASTGVFSLAFYDKRKGIAVGGDYMKDTVRQGNCALTMNGGRRWELPVGTPYGYRSAVVYIDAHRLLATGPGGTDISLNGGKDWRNISRAGYHVAQRALHGRVVYLAGQGGRIAKVVADSAGDRR; this is encoded by the coding sequence ATGTCTACAAAACTGTTTTTGTTGTCTATGGCCCGTGATGTACGCGGCTTTTTATTGTTATTGACCTTCGCAGGTGCAAGTATTTTTCCGGCGCGGGTGGCTGCGCAGGGAGGGGGTGTTTTGCCGGAGATACAGTCGTTGGTGAAGGGACCTATTCAGAGTATCCGCGGGATGAGTGTGGTATCTGACCAGGTGGTATGGGTATCGGGGACGGAGGGTATGGTTGGTCGTAGTACGGACGGAGGTAAAAATTGGAGCTGGCAGCGGGTGGCTGGTTGTGACAGTTGCGACTGGCGTGATATATCGGCTTTCAGCGATCAGAAGGCTATTGTGGTGAATGCGGGAGCGCCTGCGCATATTTATGCCACTGCTGACGGCGGTATCAGCTGGCAGCGGGTTTATTTTAATGATGCGCCCGGTATTTTCCTGGACGGGATGGATTTTGCCAATGAGCGGGACGGGGTGATCATAGGCGATCCTATGGGAGGCCGTTTCTTTATGTTGCGTACGAACGATGGTGGGCAGCATTGGAGGCCGGTGGACGGGCCAGTTGCGGAGCAAGGGGAGGCGCTATTTGCGGCTAGTGGCAGTGGTATTCGTTTATGGCCAGATGGTACTATTTATTTTGCGACTGGCGGTACGGTGTCGCGTTTTTTTGTATTGGGCCGGAAGCATACGGTGAGTTACAAGCTGCCGGTGGTACAGGGCGAGGCCAGTACGGGTGTATTTTCCCTGGCATTTTATGATAAACGTAAGGGCATTGCCGTAGGCGGTGATTATATGAAGGATACGGTACGGCAAGGTAACTGTGCGTTGACGATGAATGGGGGACGTCGGTGGGAGTTGCCGGTGGGGACGCCTTACGGCTATCGTTCTGCTGTCGTATATATAGATGCTCACCGGTTGCTGGCGACGGGTCCGGGGGGTACGGATATTTCGCTGAACGGCGGAAAAGATTGGCGTAATATTAGCAGAGCGGGGTATCATGTGGCACAGCGGGCTTTGCATGGGCGGGTGGTATACCTGGCGGGTCAGGGGGGCCGTATTGCGAAGGTAGTAGCGGATAGTGCGGGAGATCGCAGGTAA
- a CDS encoding glycoside hydrolase family 31 protein, protein MQVTTSSGKYSIKHYPDTVKDWKKEGNCFCFYTTETILEVRVISDKIIRFRYAADGKFQRDFSYATSDRLEESPVDFGIREFEEVFEIYTAAVKVFIARDNLRLTITDLEGKIINQDEMGFHWQYYLQKGGKIVYCSKLIQDGECFYGLGDKPTDLNLRGKRVENYGTDAYGYQKDTDPLYRNIPFYYGLHQGIAYGIFFDNTFRTIFDFGKERDDVNSFWARGGEMNYYFIYGPELLEVAASYTRITGTAELPPMWALGYQQCRWSYYPDTRVREIAAEFRKREIPCDVIHLDIDYMEGYRCFTWSKQNFPDPEGLIKDLGDQGFKVVVIIDPGIKVDPDYKIYQEGTAKDYFCKRADGALMEGDVWPGKCVFPDFTNPEVREWWAGLFKSLVDKGVRGVWNDMNEPAVFEMGSFPEDVRHDYDGEQVSHRKAHNIYGHLMSKATSAGMRKYLMPNRPFVITRSCYSGSQRWSSVWTGDNVSNWEHLWLASVQCQRLSVSGISFAGSDIGGFIGEPDGELYTRWIQLAVFHPLMRTHSASNETGFNQEPWSFGSKYEFIIKKFIQLRYHLLPYLYTTFWQYSAYGTPMLRPLAFVDQLDANTHNLTHEFMLGDSLLISHVNEAGMKEKEVYLPKGQWYYFFNDKVYMGGQTIKIATPLDEMPLFVKAGAVLPQYPKIQHTEQRNIEEMFLNVYYSEESVSSVLYEDAGDHYGYKNNQYNIIRFKQVSNKQQFLLKKKYFGRYDASYKKHRVMVHGLPFEPKEYVLDGKVYKLNARNYAVGVVKVVVDRGFEELILR, encoded by the coding sequence ATGCAAGTAACTACCTCGTCAGGAAAATATTCGATCAAACATTATCCCGATACTGTCAAGGACTGGAAAAAGGAAGGTAACTGTTTCTGTTTTTATACGACGGAGACGATATTGGAGGTAAGGGTGATTTCGGATAAGATCATTCGTTTCCGGTATGCTGCGGACGGTAAGTTCCAGCGGGACTTTTCGTATGCGACCAGTGACCGGCTGGAGGAGTCGCCGGTAGATTTTGGTATTCGTGAGTTTGAGGAGGTATTTGAGATCTATACGGCGGCGGTGAAGGTATTTATCGCCCGTGACAATCTGCGGCTGACGATCACTGACTTGGAAGGGAAGATCATCAATCAGGATGAGATGGGTTTTCACTGGCAATATTACCTGCAGAAGGGCGGTAAGATTGTGTATTGTAGTAAGCTGATACAGGACGGGGAGTGTTTTTACGGTCTTGGGGACAAGCCGACTGATCTGAACCTGAGAGGTAAGCGGGTAGAGAACTACGGTACTGATGCCTATGGTTATCAGAAGGATACGGACCCTTTGTACCGTAATATTCCTTTTTATTACGGTTTGCATCAGGGTATTGCCTATGGTATTTTCTTTGACAATACGTTCCGGACCATTTTTGATTTTGGCAAGGAGCGGGATGATGTGAATAGTTTCTGGGCCCGTGGTGGTGAGATGAACTATTATTTCATCTATGGGCCGGAGTTGCTGGAAGTAGCGGCGTCGTATACGCGGATTACCGGCACGGCGGAGTTGCCGCCGATGTGGGCATTGGGTTATCAGCAATGCCGATGGAGTTATTATCCGGATACGCGGGTACGGGAGATTGCTGCGGAGTTTCGCAAGCGGGAGATCCCCTGTGATGTGATCCATCTGGATATTGATTATATGGAAGGGTATCGTTGTTTTACGTGGAGTAAGCAGAACTTTCCTGATCCGGAGGGGTTGATCAAAGATCTGGGGGACCAGGGTTTTAAAGTGGTGGTGATCATTGATCCAGGTATTAAGGTAGATCCTGATTATAAGATATACCAGGAGGGTACGGCGAAGGATTATTTCTGTAAGCGTGCGGACGGTGCGTTGATGGAGGGGGATGTATGGCCCGGAAAGTGTGTATTTCCTGACTTTACGAACCCGGAGGTACGGGAATGGTGGGCCGGGTTGTTCAAGAGTCTGGTAGATAAAGGTGTACGCGGGGTATGGAATGATATGAACGAACCGGCGGTCTTTGAGATGGGTAGTTTTCCGGAGGATGTGCGGCATGATTATGACGGGGAGCAGGTAAGTCACCGGAAGGCGCATAATATTTACGGACATTTAATGAGTAAGGCGACATCTGCGGGGATGCGGAAGTACCTGATGCCGAACCGGCCGTTTGTGATCACGCGATCTTGTTATTCGGGTTCGCAGCGTTGGTCGTCGGTATGGACGGGTGATAATGTTTCCAACTGGGAGCATTTATGGCTGGCGTCGGTACAGTGTCAGCGATTGTCTGTGTCTGGAATTTCTTTTGCGGGCAGTGACATTGGTGGTTTTATAGGGGAGCCTGACGGGGAGTTGTATACCCGTTGGATACAGCTGGCGGTGTTCCATCCATTGATGCGGACGCATTCGGCCAGTAACGAGACCGGATTTAACCAGGAGCCTTGGAGTTTCGGCAGCAAGTATGAGTTTATCATTAAAAAGTTCATCCAATTACGTTATCATCTCCTCCCCTACCTGTATACTACTTTCTGGCAGTATAGTGCTTATGGTACGCCGATGTTACGGCCGCTGGCATTTGTGGATCAGTTGGATGCCAATACGCATAATCTCACGCATGAGTTCATGTTGGGCGATTCGTTGCTGATCAGTCATGTGAATGAGGCTGGTATGAAGGAGAAGGAAGTATATCTGCCTAAGGGGCAATGGTATTATTTCTTTAACGACAAGGTGTATATGGGAGGACAGACAATCAAGATCGCTACGCCGCTGGATGAGATGCCATTATTTGTGAAGGCGGGGGCGGTATTACCTCAATATCCGAAGATACAGCATACTGAGCAGCGTAATATAGAGGAGATGTTCCTGAATGTCTATTACAGTGAGGAGTCGGTATCCAGTGTGTTGTATGAGGATGCGGGCGATCATTATGGTTATAAGAACAACCAGTATAACATTATCCGGTTCAAGCAGGTGAGTAATAAGCAGCAGTTCCTGTTGAAGAAAAAGTATTTTGGGCGGTATGATGCTTCTTACAAGAAGCATCGGGTGATGGTACACGGGCTTCCTTTTGAGCCGAAGGAGTATGTGCTGGATGGTAAGGTATATAAGCTGAATGCCCGTAACTATGCGGTAGGTGTGGTAAAGGTAGTGGTAGACCGGGGATTTGAGGAGTTGATATTGCGCTAG